The genomic stretch AGGAAGAATGGATATGcacattgaatttttttattgtaGTTTTGATGGATTAAAAATGTTGGCAGCGAATTCTCTGAGGCTTGAATCTCATTTTTGTTTGACAAAATTTGATGCCTTATTTTCGGGTCAGTGTGCAAACAATTGCATTGATGGTATAACAATTATTCATCAACAAAAACTATTCTAACACAAGCAATCAAATGGAAATGGAAGATGTAATagaagaaaacgacaaaggaacaTCATTGAAATCAGGCGTGTTCGTCAGCAGAAGATCCTGGCAATCCTCTTTCCTTGCTAACTTGGGATCAAAAGTATCTCTATCAGGGAGCACCAGACCTTGTTTTATGCGACCGAGACGCCTCGCATGAAGAACTTGTTTTGAAGTAACCGGTAGCCTAATGGACTGATACTCTTCCAAAGCCGATTCAAGCTTTTCCGCTCCCCATTTTTCTATGCATTTACCTAACACCGATGCATCTAATATTGACATGTTTGTGCTTCTAATGCAGTGAGGAGTAGTAGGGTGAGCTGCATCGCCTACCAACACTACTTTGTCCCAAACGATTCTCTCTAACGGATCACTATCATATATGAAATTCAAGAAAGGCTCCTTTGTTTCTTTCATCACCTTTGCCAACTCAGGAATCCATACCTTTTCTGCTTCTTCGTGCATCTTCTGGATCATATCGCTGGTTACTTTTGTCGTCACCGAGGTTCCCTGAAGAATTTTGAAACCAAAGATTAAAATACATTCAGCACTAGCTGATCTGACAGTAAAAAAACTTTTTTGTACACTTGTCTAACTTTTTCGACAGTGTCGTACGGGTGTCATACCTTTACTTCAGGCTCGGCCTGATTCACATACCAAATCCAATTGAGCTTTTTGTTCAGAAGTTCATACAACACACTGTGTGTACCTGAGGCCAAATCAAAGTACAAGCATTTTCCTAATTCAGGGTATGCCTTTCTGATACCTGCGATGGTTTCTGAATTCTCAATTTCGGAAAAATCAAGAACACCTCTCCAAGCACAATAGCCTGAATATCTGCAAAATAAATACACTTGACCCTTAGAGTAGTTTCGATGCACTGTCGGCATAAAACTTTTTTGATTGTGAAAAATTCACAAACTTTGTATAACTTTTATGATAGATAAAGTCAAGTATTTATAGTGATACAACGATTATGATTGAGTAATCTTTACATTATCAGTGCATATCAATTAAGTTGAACTCAACTCGATTCTAAGATACAATTTACCAACCTTAGTTTAAAATCGGGGAGATATTTTTGGCGGATTGAAGAGAGACAACCATCTGCTGCAACAAGCAAATCTCCAATAATCTCAACGATCTCTCCGGTTTGAAGAACTTTAGCCTTTATTATAACAGAAGTCCCCTTTTCATTTGCAACATGGAAAGAGAGAAGAAGATGACCCCATAAAAATACTTGTGGTGGAAGTGCATTATAAAGAACACCATGAAGATCAGCCCAATGTGATGCTCTAAAGTTGAAACTTTCATCTCTTGTTAATGTCCAATTCACTTTCTTCTCACTATCAGTTACTTGGTTCTGTCAAGATAAATAAAAGTAGTTAGGAAAACATTtcaattctttctttttttcaagaGAAAGAACATAGAGACAGACACCCGAAACGACTCTGACACATCGACACTAATAATTTAAGAAAAATGAATTTATTGAACATAATCATATATGTTAATGTATGTCAGACACCGACACATGTCTGACATCTGACATATTTGACAGATTGATGATCAAACTACTAAAGGCAAAGATCTCTCATTAGACATAATTAATAACAAGTTCCAATCCATCATGGTATAAAGCAAAACACAACATATATTCATCAATTGATTGGTACATAAACACAATTAGCCATAATAATATTCACAACAATacctaataattaattatttcaatctACATAACTAATTAATTACATTAATCAACCTAACAATATGTATAGTGCAATATTAACTGAACTCAATGCATccataaatcatcaatcatcatcagaATTTATAGAAAATGAAGAGAATGTGAATATTGATTACTGACCTGATCAATAGTTAGTGGAAAAGTGGTATTGTGTAGGTATTGTTGAGGTTGTGAAATCCAAGATTGAATGATTTGTTGAGAGACAGGGTTGAGTCCAAGACCTGCACCAGTGGGACTTCCAGATGGAGGTGAGGTGGTTTTTTCAAGGACAAGAACATCCCAACCAGCTGAGATTAGTGCATGTGCGGTTGATATTCCTCCTATGCTCCCTCCCACAATCACTGCCTTTGGTTTTCTTCCTTCCCCATCCATCTTCTCTTCAATTCAGACACATAGTAATTATTACA from Vicia villosa cultivar HV-30 ecotype Madison, WI linkage group LG4, Vvil1.0, whole genome shotgun sequence encodes the following:
- the LOC131596255 gene encoding uncharacterized protein LOC131596255, coding for MDGEGRKPKAVIVGGSIGGISTAHALISAGWDVLVLEKTTSPPSGSPTGAGLGLNPVSQQIIQSWISQPQQYLHNTTFPLTIDQNQVTDSEKKVNWTLTRDESFNFRASHWADLHGVLYNALPPQVFLWGHLLLSFHVANEKGTSVIIKAKVLQTGEIVEIIGDLLVAADGCLSSIRQKYLPDFKLRYSGYCAWRGVLDFSEIENSETIAGIRKAYPELGKCLYFDLASGTHSVLYELLNKKLNWIWYVNQAEPEVKGTSVTTKVTSDMIQKMHEEAEKVWIPELAKVMKETKEPFLNFIYDSDPLERIVWDKVVLVGDAAHPTTPHCIRSTNMSILDASVLGKCIEKWGAEKLESALEEYQSIRLPVTSKQVLHARRLGRIKQGLVLPDRDTFDPKLARKEDCQDLLLTNTPDFNDVPLSFSSITSSISI